The DNA window GCTCCGGCAACGTAGGGATCGGTGTCGGGAGTTGGGGTGAGCGCCTGCGCGCGATTCCCAGCAGTCAGCTCCCAGATCGCGCGGCCGTTCTTGTCATATCGGGTAGCGGAAATCTGCCAGGCTCCGGCACCAAACTGAGCACTATTGACTGGCCGCCCGTTGACGTCGGTGTAAACCAGGCTTCCGTACTCCCAGTCCGCGGCGAGCGGCATGTAGGCGCCATCGCTGCCGCGTGGCGGCACATGCGAGGCCGGGAACATGGCCGCACCTATCACCGGTAGATCCGTCGACTGACCCCATCTGTTGGTTTGCGCCGCGGTCAAGTCGACCGGCACTCCGGTACCGCCGATCGGCACATCGTAGGCGACCGACCACGTCGGGTCGACGTCGCCTCCTTCGCGCTGCACGTGCGCGAGACGGCCGCGGCTGTCGTACTCCATCCGCCACGGCGCGAGCCCAGGCGGGGTGATCTGGGAGACCCGGCCCTCGCCGGTGTAGTAATAGACCGTGGCAAGATTGGTACGCGGGTCGGTGACCTGGCGCAAGTGTCCGGTCGAATCATACAGGTAAGTCGCCAGCGGCGTCGTCTTCATGGCGTTCGATTCAGGGTCGAACGCGGTGAACGACACGGTCTTGACCTGCTCCTTGAAATCGCCCCAGCCGGAGGCGACCCCTGTGGCGGTGGTGGCGGTGGCGTAGGAGATTTCAAGCGCTCGACAGCCGGCCACCAAGGTCGTCCCGCAAGTGACGCCGGTGGGGACAGGGGCGAGGATACGGGTCACCCGCCCATTGATGTCTCGGTAGTAGTTGACGGCCGATTCGGCGGCCGTGGTTTCGGTGCGGGCTATCAACCAGGAATCGTGGACCTTGGTGTAGGTGGTCTTGCTCCCGCTGCTGTCGGTGACGATGAGTTGTTCGCCGCTGGTACTGATGCGTGTGCCGTCGGCGGCATCGCCGACGCCGCCGAAACTGCTGCCGTTCTTGACGTAGGTCAAGGACGCACCGTTGGGGCCGATGAGCTGGAGGGAATCGGAGGCGCCGTCGCCGGAGGGGGTGTATTCGGATACCCACGAGGGTGTGGCGGGGAAGGAGTCCTTCCAGCCGGGGCCGAAGACTCCGGCTTCGTATTGTGAGGTGGGTCGGAGGGTGGTGAGAGTGCGGTTGACCGAGATGCCGAACAGACTCGCGTCCGTGCTGGTGAGGGAGAAGTCGCCGGATTGCAGGGCGACGGTACCAGGGCCGATGTCGGCGGTGGCGTAGGAGCCGCCGAAGGCGGAGGTGTCGAGGGTGAACGTGATGGGTTCTGTGCAATCCTCGGCTACCGTGCCTCCGCTGAAGCAGGCCCGGACTTTGACCTGACCTCGTTGGTCCTGGACCGTCTTGGCCACGTTCCAGATGAGGTCGGCGAAGTTCTTCGACGTGTCGGTACGGCTCTGCGGCCAGCCGGAGATGGGGGTGCTGGAGCCGGGCGGGGTCACGTCACTGGCTGGGATCGGATACCACCAGACGTCGTACCACTCGTAGCGGACGCTTGTCCGGCCAGGCGGTGCGGTGGTGGCCAGCGTCACCGACTGCTGGGTACGGCTGTCCTCCTTGGGGCTGAGGAAGCCGCCCGCTCCGATGCCGAAGCTGTAGGCGGCGGCCTGGGAGGTGTTGTGGGCCTTGTCCCGGGTCTTTACATACAGGGTGTGCCAGCCGACCGGACGGTTCATCATGATGTGTCCCAGCGGCTGCCCGGCCTGTCCCGTGTTCAGGTGGGGGGTGGTCGGATCGTCCAGTCCCCACCAGTAGCCGGACACGTCGCCCGATGAGGAGCCAGCGATGCAGGTGTAAGGCTCGTCCGGATTTATGTAGGAGACCCAGCCGTTCGCCGGGACCGGGCACTGGATGGCCGGCTGCTGTGGTGGGCTAGCGTCGATGGCCAGGAGTTGCCACGCCGACCAGGCCGAGTGTTCGGCGCCGTCAAAGGCGCGAGCGCGCCAGCGCACTTTCCACCCGTCGGTGAGTTTGCCCGATGGGACTGTGATCTTCGCGGAAGTTCCGGCTTGTACGCCGTCCACGGCGCCGGACCAGATCAGGCCACTGCCTTGTCCCGTGGTGGCAGGGTCGT is part of the Nonomuraea coxensis DSM 45129 genome and encodes:
- a CDS encoding DNRLRE domain-containing protein, with product MVTTVVTVLTLTASLAAENASAVAQTSLTPTGATTPAVQPVSERPDRVSAALSARLQGSRVLVSGETTETTLTYANPDGTTTLEASSGPVRVKQGESWAPIDTSLVAADGVLKPKATLANVTFSAGGGGKPLAVLERSDTQSYVLTWPTPLPAPKVEGNKAIYSDAAGPGADLVVTALPTGFSHDVVLRERPSAPVEYKIPIQTKGLTLAKTKQGGLELTDAKGTTVAAAPEPVMYETSTAPTTEQPAPPAPSRGEIDAQVVTDGDQQLLVLRPDAEFLADPATNYPVTVDPTTTLSVLSDTTLTSPTAGSVGDSGYGNPGGEELVIGQGDSASGSTTKRHFDRSLLRFNTSSLAGKAITDAKLELHTGDYNWGCESGLSIKAQRITSSWTASSTVWSNQPTTTTSGEQRAQEPGPCTDDFDIPAGTWTWQITDIAKAWAQGSPGYGVMLRLTEEWPTEFERQYTRSFHSSEKTGAGAQPPKLVVTYGSAPSLDQLRATPIASEGGVIYASTTTPALHAFVKDPDGGVLRAEFEVGHDPATTGQGSGLIWSGAVDGVQAGTSAKITVPSGKLTDGWKVRWRARAFDGAEHSAWSAWQLLAIDASPPQQPAIQCPVPANGWVSYINPDEPYTCIAGSSSGDVSGYWWGLDDPTTPHLNTGQAGQPLGHIMMNRPVGWHTLYVKTRDKAHNTSQAAAYSFGIGAGGFLSPKEDSRTQQSVTLATTAPPGRTSVRYEWYDVWWYPIPASDVTPPGSSTPISGWPQSRTDTSKNFADLIWNVAKTVQDQRGQVKVRACFSGGTVAEDCTEPITFTLDTSAFGGSYATADIGPGTVALQSGDFSLTSTDASLFGISVNRTLTTLRPTSQYEAGVFGPGWKDSFPATPSWVSEYTPSGDGASDSLQLIGPNGASLTYVKNGSSFGGVGDAADGTRISTSGEQLIVTDSSGSKTTYTKVHDSWLIARTETTAAESAVNYYRDINGRVTRILAPVPTGVTCGTTLVAGCRALEISYATATTATGVASGWGDFKEQVKTVSFTAFDPESNAMKTTPLATYLYDSTGHLRQVTDPRTNLATVYYYTGEGRVSQITPPGLAPWRMEYDSRGRLAHVQREGGDVDPTWSVAYDVPIGGTGVPVDLTAAQTNRWGQSTDLPVIGAAMFPASHVPPRGSDGAYMPLAADWEYGSLVYTDVNGRPVNSAQFGAGAWQISATRYDKNGRAIWELTAGNRAQALTPTPDTDPYVAGASTRQSERICLLGSEHMAITRN